ATATATGATATAAAAATATATTTCATAAGAAGGCATTATAGACAGAAGGAAAGCTAGAACTAAATATTACGTAATTTTCATAATATTTTGTCTAAAAGTATGATACGATGGTAGATGAAAAAGCTTAAGGAGTGGTACGTCATATGAAAAAGATCCATGCTTCACGTTTAGTTAAATCAGAAGATTTGAATCATCACGGAACCTTATTTGCAGGGAGAATGGCAGAGTGGTTCGTTGAAAATTGTTTTATATGCGGTGCTATGGAAACTGAAAAACCTGAAAACATCGTATGTGTAAAAGTTCATGGTTTATCTTTTGGAAGCCCTGTACAAAAAGGAAGTATTATCAATATGAAAAGCTATATTGCAAAAGTGGGTAGAACCAGCTTTACGGTTTATGGGAAGGTGACGAAAAACAACGCAAAGGATACCGTATCTGATGGATTCATATCCTTTGT
Above is a genomic segment from Alkaliphilus oremlandii OhILAs containing:
- a CDS encoding acyl-CoA thioesterase; protein product: MKKIHASRLVKSEDLNHHGTLFAGRMAEWFVENCFICGAMETEKPENIVCVKVHGLSFGSPVQKGSIINMKSYIAKVGRTSFTVYGKVTKNNAKDTVSDGFISFVFVDSNGKPIPHSIVLDEAADPEEIEIREKALNL